The Capsicum annuum cultivar UCD-10X-F1 unplaced genomic scaffold, UCD10Xv1.1 ctg80927, whole genome shotgun sequence genome includes a window with the following:
- the LOC124895266 gene encoding uncharacterized protein LOC124895266, protein MRCGSPFESLSTLFLLKHDVQEVSLTLRVVWFEYEPILDPDSPTSFLPAPDIIECADLERENVGVGDSANIERESVGVEKKREADVEDVGVQGGDETDVEDVGVQGGDEVDMQDIHVEEINLEDFGVEGGDEVDVEDINVEDVNRLTNELSGYLSSDTDLRNIPSEDGSDSEDSEEIDVDVVRGVDLPRRKRSKKTRYDENCEFSVFELGMIFASANQFRKVVTDYVVEYRRQVKLKPNEKHRIRVKCIAANCNWLLFASTNRDSGDFIVKNYNPIHKCIPLNKNKMCDSKLVARKFKDRIASQPYIRIWEIQDLVREVLGLYVGKTICYRAKQIVMRENMGDWKLEFARLCHYADMIKTTNPGSSCWIKIDKETEPGKNLFVYFYVCFHTFKQGWLDGCRKIIGFDGCFLRRACKGEFLVAVGKNGNNHMYPIAWAVVDTETKHSWDRFIRYLIEDLNLGTGEGLTSLVPILMYLLPNAERRMCVRHIWSNWHVHWREEERRK, encoded by the exons ATGAGATGTGGATCACCCTTTGAAAGTTTATCGACTTTGTTTCTGCTAAAACATGATGTGCAAGAGGTCTCCTTGACACTtcgggtcgtttggtttgaat atgaaCCAATTCTTGACCCTGATAGTCCCACTAGTTTTTTACCTGCACCTGATATTATTGAGTGTGCAGACCTAGAAAGAGAAAATGTTGGTGTTGGTGATAGTGCTAACATAGAGAGGGAATCTGTTGGAGTAGAGAAAAAGAGGGAGGCTGATGTAGAAGATGTTGGTGTACAAGGAGGTGATGAGACTGATGTAGAAGATGTTGGTGTACAAGGAGGTGATGAGGTTGATATGCAAGATATCCATGTAGAAGAAATTAACCTAGAAGATTTTGGTGTAGAAGGAGGTGATGAGGTTGATGTAGAAGACATTAATGTAGAAGATGTTAATAGGCTAACAAATGAGTTATCAGGTTATTTGAGTAGTGATACAGATCTTAGAAACATTCCTTCAGAAGATGGCTCAGAT AGTGAAGATAGCGAAGAGATAGATGTAGATGTTGTTAGAGGAGTAGATCTACCTAGAAGAAAGAGAAGCAAGAAAACTAGGTATGATGAAAATTGTGAGTTTTCTGTGTTTGAGCTTGGAATGATTTTTGCGAGTGCAAATCAGTTTAGAAAAGTTGTTACAGATTATGTTGTAGAGTATAGAAGGCAGGTGAAGTTAAAACCTAATGAAAAACATAGAATAAGGGTGAAGTGCATTGCAGCTAATTGTAACTGGTTGCTGTTTGCTTCTACTAATAGGGATTCAGGTGATTTTATTGTTAAGAACTATAACCCTATTCACAAATGTATACCTCTAAACAAGAACAAGATGTGTGATTCAAAGCTAGTTGCTAGAAAGTTCAAGGACAGAATAGCTTCTCAGCCATACATTAGGATTTGGGAAATTCAGGATTTAGTAAGAGAGGTGTTGGGTCTTTATGTAGGTAAAACTATTTGTTATAGGGCTAAACAGATTGTTATGAGGGAGAATATGGGAGATTGGAAGCTGGAATTTGCCAGATTATGTCACTATGCAGATATGATCAAGACAACAAATCCTGGAAGTTCTTGTTGGATAAAAATTGACAAAGAAACTGAACCAGGAAAGAACCTCTTTGTTTATTTCTATGTGTGCTTTCATACCTTTAAGCAAGGATGGTTAGATGGGTGTAGGAAAATTATTGGTTTTGATGGATGTTTTCTCAGAAGAGCTTGTAAGGGTGAGTTTTTGGTTGCTGTGGGGAAAAATGGCAACAACCATATGTATCCCATTGCATGGGCAGTTGTGGATACTGAAACAAAACATAGCTGGGACAGGTTCATAAGGTATCTGATTGAAGATCTAAATTTGGGAACTGGTGAAGGCTTGACT AGTCTTGTTCCTATTTTGATGTATCTGTTACCAAATGCTGAGAGAAGAATGTGTGTTAGACATATTTGGAGCAATTGGCATGTGCACTGGAGAGAAGAAGAGAGAAGGAAATAG